One Cupriavidus taiwanensis DNA window includes the following coding sequences:
- the cydB gene encoding cytochrome d ubiquinol oxidase subunit II, with protein sequence MGIDLSLLWIVIIFFGVMMYVVMDGFDLGIGMLYPFVPDRHDRDVMMNTVAPVWDGNETWLVLGGAGLLAAFPLAYSVVLSALYLPLMLMLLGLIFRGVAFEFRFKANDRERPVWDAAFILGSATATFFQGVALGAYIDGIKLEGHRFAGGPLDWLSPFPLFCGVGLIVAYTVLGSTWLIMKTEGDLQQRMIRLTGTLAWLLLAVIAIISLWTPLTHPEIAERWFSLPNLFWFSPVPILVALCMFMLMRALRREPDISPFLYALGLVFLGYSGLAISVWPNIIPPGISIWEAAGPPQSQGFALVGALFIVPFILMYTVWAYYVFRGKVRHGEGYH encoded by the coding sequence ATGGGCATCGATCTCTCGCTTCTCTGGATCGTCATCATCTTCTTCGGCGTGATGATGTACGTGGTGATGGACGGCTTCGACCTGGGCATCGGCATGCTGTACCCGTTCGTGCCGGACCGGCATGACCGCGACGTGATGATGAATACCGTCGCGCCGGTGTGGGACGGCAACGAGACCTGGCTGGTGCTGGGCGGCGCCGGGCTGCTGGCGGCTTTCCCGCTGGCGTATTCGGTGGTGCTGAGCGCGCTCTACCTGCCGCTGATGCTGATGCTGCTGGGCCTGATCTTCCGCGGCGTGGCGTTCGAGTTCCGCTTCAAGGCCAATGACCGCGAACGCCCGGTGTGGGACGCCGCCTTCATCCTCGGCTCGGCCACCGCCACCTTCTTCCAGGGCGTGGCGCTGGGCGCGTATATCGACGGCATCAAGCTGGAAGGCCACCGCTTTGCCGGCGGCCCGCTGGACTGGCTGTCGCCGTTCCCGCTGTTCTGCGGCGTGGGGCTGATCGTGGCCTACACCGTGCTGGGAAGCACCTGGCTGATCATGAAGACCGAGGGCGACCTGCAGCAACGCATGATCCGCCTGACCGGCACGCTGGCATGGCTGCTGCTGGCGGTGATCGCCATCATCAGCCTGTGGACGCCGCTGACCCATCCCGAGATTGCCGAGCGCTGGTTCAGCCTGCCCAACCTGTTCTGGTTCTCGCCGGTGCCGATCCTGGTGGCGCTGTGCATGTTCATGCTGATGCGCGCGCTGCGGCGCGAGCCCGATATCTCGCCCTTCCTGTATGCGCTGGGACTGGTGTTCCTGGGCTACAGCGGGCTGGCGATCAGCGTCTGGCCCAATATCATCCCGCCCGGGATCTCGATCTGGGAGGCCGCGGGGCCGCCGCAGAGCCAGGGCTTTGCGCTGGTGGGCGCGCTCTTCATCGTCCCCTTCATCCTGATGTACACGGTGTGGGCCTACTACGTGTTCCGCGGCAAGGTGCGCCACGGCGAGGGCTATCACTGA
- a CDS encoding cytochrome ubiquinol oxidase subunit I codes for MFGLTALDLARIQFGFTISFHIVFPAITIGLAAYLAVLEACWLRTQRPLYRDLYHFWSKIFAVNFGMGVVSGLVMAYQFGTNWSFFSEFAGSITGPLLTYEVLTAFFLEAGFLGVMLFGWNRVGPGLHFFSTVMVALGTLISATWILASNSWMQTPAGFEIIDGRVVPTDWFAVIFNPSFPYRLVHMSVAAFLATALFVGASAAWHLLRGRDNPAIRKMLSMAMWMLLIVAPIQAVIGDFHGLNTLKHQPAKIAALEGHWENKGNEALPLLLFGWPDMEREETRFAVEVPHLGSLILTHSWDGQIQGLKEFPPEDRPNATILFWSFRVMVGLGLLMILLGVWSLVLRRRDRIYRVRPFLHMALWMGPSGVIAILAGWYTTEIGRQPWVVYGLQRTADAVSPHGVPELATTLAIFVVAYCFVFGVGIAYMMRLVRKGPLLEEPKPHGGPGREHTPARPLSAVDDDEVLAPTPTARTRS; via the coding sequence ATGTTTGGTTTGACCGCGCTCGACCTCGCCCGCATCCAGTTTGGCTTCACCATTTCCTTCCACATTGTCTTTCCCGCGATCACCATCGGCCTGGCCGCCTACCTGGCGGTGCTGGAAGCCTGCTGGCTGCGCACGCAACGCCCGCTGTACCGCGACCTCTACCACTTCTGGTCGAAGATCTTCGCCGTCAATTTCGGCATGGGGGTGGTTTCCGGGCTGGTGATGGCCTACCAGTTCGGCACCAACTGGAGCTTTTTCTCCGAGTTTGCGGGCAGCATCACCGGGCCGCTGCTGACCTATGAGGTGCTGACCGCATTCTTCCTGGAAGCGGGCTTCCTGGGCGTGATGCTGTTCGGCTGGAACCGGGTCGGCCCGGGGCTGCATTTCTTTTCCACCGTGATGGTGGCGCTGGGCACGCTGATCTCGGCCACGTGGATCCTGGCGTCGAACAGCTGGATGCAGACGCCGGCGGGTTTCGAGATCATCGATGGCCGCGTGGTGCCCACCGACTGGTTCGCCGTCATCTTCAATCCGTCGTTCCCGTACCGGCTGGTGCATATGAGCGTGGCGGCCTTCCTTGCCACCGCGCTGTTTGTCGGCGCGTCCGCTGCGTGGCACCTGCTGCGCGGGCGCGACAATCCCGCCATCCGCAAGATGCTGTCGATGGCGATGTGGATGCTGCTGATCGTCGCGCCGATCCAGGCGGTGATCGGCGACTTCCACGGCCTGAATACGCTCAAGCACCAGCCCGCCAAGATTGCCGCGCTGGAGGGCCATTGGGAGAACAAGGGCAACGAGGCCTTGCCGCTGCTGCTGTTCGGCTGGCCCGACATGGAGCGCGAGGAAACCCGCTTCGCGGTCGAAGTGCCGCACCTGGGCAGCCTGATCCTGACCCACAGCTGGGACGGGCAGATCCAGGGCCTGAAGGAATTCCCGCCGGAAGACCGGCCCAATGCCACCATCCTGTTCTGGTCGTTCCGCGTGATGGTGGGCCTGGGGCTGCTGATGATCCTGCTGGGCGTGTGGAGCCTGGTGTTGCGGCGCCGCGACCGGATCTACCGCGTCCGTCCGTTCCTGCATATGGCGCTGTGGATGGGACCTTCCGGCGTGATCGCCATCCTGGCAGGCTGGTACACCACCGAGATCGGCCGCCAGCCGTGGGTGGTGTACGGGCTGCAGCGCACCGCGGACGCGGTGTCGCCGCACGGCGTGCCGGAACTGGCGACAACGCTGGCGATCTTCGTGGTCGCGTATTGCTTCGTGTTCGGCGTGGGCATCGCCTACATGATGCGGCTGGTGCGCAAGGGGCCGCTGCTGGAAGAGCCCAAGCCGCATGGCGGCCCGGGCCGCGAGCATACGCCGGCGCGGCCCTTGTCGGCGGTGGACGACGATGAAGTCCTCGCCCCCACCCCCACCGCACGCACCCGGAGCTGA
- a CDS encoding sulfite exporter TauE/SafE family protein yields MRPASSASCAPSVSFDSTLLIVIAGAAVAGFVQGLSGFAFGMVAMSFWAWAIEPRLAAAMTVFGALTGQLLAAASVRRGLSWRRLWPFVAGGVAGIPLGVAVLPLLDAQWFKAILGAFLTLWCPVMLMARRLPHIGVGGRVADGVAGAAGGVMGGIGGFTGVIPTLWCTLRGFDKDEQRAVIQNFNLATLAMTMAAYVGKGIVTREMLPMFLVVAPAMLVPTLLGTRLYLGISEATFRKIVLTLLTLSGVALLATSVPVLVARGAG; encoded by the coding sequence ATGCGCCCTGCATCCTCAGCCTCTTGCGCCCCGTCTGTGTCTTTTGATTCCACCTTGCTGATCGTCATCGCCGGCGCCGCCGTGGCCGGATTCGTCCAGGGCTTGTCCGGCTTCGCCTTCGGCATGGTGGCGATGTCGTTCTGGGCCTGGGCCATCGAGCCGCGGCTGGCCGCGGCGATGACCGTGTTCGGCGCGCTCACCGGCCAGTTGCTGGCGGCTGCATCGGTGCGTCGCGGCCTTTCGTGGCGGCGTCTGTGGCCGTTCGTCGCCGGCGGCGTGGCCGGCATCCCGCTGGGCGTGGCGGTGCTGCCGCTGCTCGATGCGCAATGGTTCAAGGCGATACTCGGCGCCTTCCTGACGCTATGGTGCCCGGTGATGCTGATGGCGCGGCGGCTGCCGCATATCGGCGTGGGCGGGCGCGTGGCTGACGGCGTGGCCGGCGCCGCCGGAGGCGTGATGGGCGGCATCGGCGGCTTTACCGGCGTGATTCCCACGCTGTGGTGCACGCTGCGCGGATTCGACAAGGACGAGCAGCGCGCCGTGATCCAGAACTTCAACCTCGCCACGCTGGCCATGACCATGGCCGCCTATGTCGGCAAGGGCATCGTCACGCGCGAGATGCTGCCGATGTTCCTGGTGGTGGCGCCGGCGATGCTGGTGCCGACGCTGCTGGGCACGCGGCTTTACCTGGGCATCAGCGAGGCTACCTTCCGCAAGATCGTGCTGACGCTGCTGACCTTGTCCGGCGTCGCGCTGCTGGCGACTTCGGTGCCGGTGCTGGTGGCGCGCGGCGCGGGCTAG
- a CDS encoding LysR substrate-binding domain-containing protein: MVQIDRALRSNIKLRHLQLLVALDEFRHLGRTAEFLSVSQPAVSKVLTEVEKMLGLVLFTRSTRGTEPTPAGESLVRFARSVLAQYEQTRDEIAAVQSGASGRIRVGSMGAALPVLLAQAVTALKQRHAHATVLVEEGDLTHLLPKLRLRELDLIVGRLEPGYAAPDLLTEALYAEPMVVVVRRGHKLARKTRPGWADLAAMPCVLPPPWASLRVKIEQAFFRHGLHPPQDVIETSSYLAQATFIDQRGAAAFMAESVARAMQQEGRLQVLKMAVPVDLPPVGIITLRERAPSIGTDQLVACLRQAAAAKG, translated from the coding sequence ATGGTACAGATCGACCGCGCGCTGCGCTCCAATATCAAGCTGCGCCACCTGCAACTGCTGGTGGCGCTCGACGAGTTCCGCCATCTCGGGCGCACCGCGGAATTCCTGTCGGTAAGCCAGCCGGCGGTGTCCAAGGTGCTGACCGAAGTCGAGAAAATGCTGGGGCTGGTACTGTTCACGCGCTCGACCCGCGGCACCGAGCCCACGCCAGCGGGCGAATCGCTGGTGCGCTTTGCGCGCTCGGTGCTGGCGCAGTACGAGCAGACCCGCGACGAGATTGCCGCGGTGCAAAGCGGCGCGTCCGGGCGCATCCGCGTAGGTTCGATGGGCGCGGCGCTGCCGGTATTGCTGGCGCAGGCCGTGACCGCGCTCAAGCAGCGCCACGCGCACGCCACCGTGCTGGTGGAGGAAGGCGACCTGACCCACCTGCTGCCCAAGCTGCGCCTGCGTGAGCTGGACCTGATCGTGGGCAGGCTGGAGCCGGGCTATGCCGCGCCGGACCTGCTGACCGAAGCGCTTTATGCAGAGCCCATGGTGGTCGTGGTGCGGCGCGGCCACAAGCTGGCGCGAAAGACGCGGCCCGGCTGGGCCGACCTCGCCGCGATGCCGTGCGTGCTGCCGCCGCCGTGGGCCTCTCTGCGGGTGAAGATCGAACAGGCCTTCTTCCGCCACGGCCTGCACCCGCCGCAGGACGTGATCGAGACCTCGTCATACCTGGCCCAGGCCACCTTCATCGACCAGCGCGGGGCGGCCGCCTTCATGGCCGAGTCGGTCGCCAGGGCCATGCAGCAGGAAGGCCGGCTGCAAGTGCTGAAGATGGCAGTGCCGGTCGACCTGCCACCGGTGGGCATCATCACGCTGCGCGAACGCGCGCCGTCGATCGGCACCGACCAGCTGGTGGCGTGCCTGCGGCAGGCGGCCGCGGCGAAAGGCTAG
- a CDS encoding tripartite tricarboxylate transporter substrate binding protein: MTQRFPVDAKRRRLLIGAAAGAAGVLLPAARALAADYPERPITFICPWPVGGTADQSMRALCQVAGGILKQSIVVENRAGASGMIGTKALARANPDGYTIGQIPISVTRFAQLGMLQLDPRTELTYLARTSGQTFGIAVPANSRYKTLQDVVAAAKASPGKITYAHAGIGGATHVGMEQFALAAGIQFNAIAYKGGAAALQDVLAGQVELLADSSSWAPHVEAGKLRLLATWGEQRATRFKDTPTLKDLGYNVVVEAPNGIGAPKGLPAAVERKLRDAFRAAVASNEFRQVAARLDAPVMYLDGPEYKKYVASVYEQETQLIQRLKLKELLQQN; this comes from the coding sequence ATGACCCAACGATTCCCTGTCGATGCCAAGCGCCGACGCCTGCTCATCGGAGCCGCCGCGGGTGCCGCCGGCGTGCTGTTGCCGGCCGCGCGGGCACTGGCCGCCGACTATCCCGAGCGTCCCATCACGTTTATTTGCCCGTGGCCGGTCGGCGGCACCGCGGACCAGTCGATGCGCGCGCTGTGCCAGGTGGCCGGCGGCATTCTCAAGCAGTCGATCGTGGTGGAGAACCGCGCCGGCGCCTCGGGCATGATCGGCACCAAGGCCCTGGCGCGCGCCAATCCCGACGGCTACACCATCGGCCAGATCCCGATCTCGGTCACGCGCTTCGCGCAGCTCGGCATGCTGCAACTGGACCCGCGCACCGAGCTGACCTACCTGGCCCGCACTTCGGGACAGACCTTCGGCATCGCGGTGCCGGCCAACTCGCGCTACAAGACGCTGCAGGACGTAGTGGCCGCCGCCAAGGCCAGTCCGGGCAAGATCACCTATGCGCACGCCGGCATCGGCGGCGCGACGCATGTCGGCATGGAGCAGTTCGCGCTGGCCGCGGGCATCCAGTTCAATGCCATTGCCTACAAGGGCGGTGCTGCGGCGCTGCAGGATGTGCTGGCCGGGCAGGTGGAGTTGCTGGCCGATTCCAGTTCATGGGCGCCGCACGTCGAAGCCGGCAAGTTGCGCCTGCTGGCGACGTGGGGCGAACAGCGCGCGACCCGCTTCAAGGACACGCCCACGCTCAAGGATCTGGGCTACAACGTGGTGGTCGAAGCCCCCAACGGCATCGGCGCGCCCAAGGGCCTGCCGGCCGCCGTGGAAAGGAAGTTGCGCGACGCCTTCCGCGCCGCGGTGGCCAGCAACGAGTTCAGGCAGGTGGCGGCGCGCCTGGACGCGCCCGTGATGTACCTGGACGGGCCCGAGTACAAGAAGTACGTCGCCAGCGTCTATGAGCAGGAAACCCAGCTGATCCAGCGCCTGAAGCTGAAAGAACTGCTGCAGCAAAACTGA
- a CDS encoding UxaA family hydrolase, with the protein MNPNPVIRLHPNDNVLVARSDLALGQQLADPAVRVRAQVPAGHKIAACAIAAGTPVRKFDTVIGVAARDISQGDHVHSHNLTLVDFYRDPGFCQDVRPVEYVPQAQRATFNGFVRADGRVGTRNFIGILSSVNCSSTVIRQIAAHFTPQRLAGYPNVDGVVAFAQTSGCGMSSPSEHFDVLRRTLAGYARHPNLAGVLIVGLGCERNQVAALVDSQGLEPGPAVHTLVMQDTGGTRATIAAGIRAIESMLPAANAAVRQPVPASHLKIGLECGGSDGFSGISANPALGAAMDILVRHGGTAILSETPEIHGVEFMLTRRAVTPEVGQKLLDRLAWWERYTAGHNAQFNGVVGHGNQQGGLANIFEKSLGSAMKGGTTPLQAVYEYAEPINQAGFVFMDSPGYDPVAVTGQIASGANLICFTTGRGSMFGSKPAPTIKLASNSAMYQRLEEDMDINCGLVLDGELSVPQMGQRIFEHILRAASGEPTKSELLGLGDNEFVPWHLGIVS; encoded by the coding sequence GTGAATCCCAATCCCGTTATCCGGCTGCATCCCAACGACAACGTGCTGGTCGCCCGCAGCGACCTCGCGCTGGGCCAGCAACTGGCCGATCCCGCCGTGCGCGTGCGTGCGCAGGTGCCGGCCGGCCACAAGATCGCGGCGTGCGCTATCGCGGCCGGCACCCCGGTGCGCAAGTTCGACACCGTCATCGGCGTGGCCGCGCGCGATATCTCGCAGGGCGACCACGTCCATTCGCACAACCTGACGCTGGTCGACTTCTACCGCGACCCGGGCTTCTGCCAGGATGTGCGGCCGGTGGAATACGTGCCGCAGGCGCAGCGCGCCACCTTCAACGGCTTCGTGCGTGCGGACGGCCGCGTGGGCACGCGCAACTTTATCGGCATCCTGTCTTCGGTCAATTGCTCGTCCACCGTGATCCGCCAGATCGCGGCGCATTTCACGCCGCAGCGGCTGGCCGGCTATCCGAATGTCGATGGCGTGGTCGCGTTTGCGCAGACCAGCGGCTGCGGCATGTCGTCGCCGAGCGAGCATTTCGACGTGCTGCGCCGCACGCTGGCCGGCTATGCGCGCCATCCCAACCTGGCGGGCGTGCTGATCGTTGGGCTGGGCTGCGAGCGTAACCAGGTGGCGGCGCTGGTGGACTCGCAAGGGCTGGAACCGGGGCCCGCGGTGCATACGCTGGTGATGCAGGATACCGGCGGCACGCGCGCCACCATCGCTGCGGGGATTCGCGCGATCGAATCGATGCTGCCGGCGGCCAACGCCGCGGTGCGCCAGCCGGTGCCCGCCAGCCACCTGAAGATCGGGCTGGAGTGCGGCGGTTCGGACGGTTTTTCCGGGATCAGCGCCAACCCCGCACTGGGCGCGGCGATGGATATCCTGGTGCGCCATGGCGGCACCGCGATCCTGTCCGAAACGCCGGAGATCCACGGCGTGGAATTCATGCTGACCCGCCGCGCGGTCACGCCGGAAGTTGGCCAGAAGCTGCTGGATCGCCTCGCCTGGTGGGAGCGCTACACCGCCGGCCACAACGCGCAGTTCAACGGCGTGGTCGGCCACGGCAACCAGCAGGGCGGCCTGGCCAATATCTTCGAGAAGTCGCTGGGCTCGGCCATGAAGGGCGGCACCACGCCGCTGCAGGCGGTGTATGAGTATGCCGAGCCGATCAACCAGGCCGGCTTTGTGTTCATGGATTCGCCCGGCTATGACCCGGTGGCCGTTACCGGCCAGATCGCCAGCGGCGCCAACCTGATCTGCTTTACCACCGGGCGCGGCTCGATGTTCGGCTCCAAGCCGGCGCCGACGATCAAGCTCGCCTCCAACTCGGCGATGTACCAGCGGTTGGAAGAAGACATGGACATCAATTGCGGACTGGTGCTCGACGGCGAACTGAGCGTGCCGCAGATGGGCCAGCGGATTTTCGAACATATCCTGCGCGCGGCCTCGGGCGAGCCGACCAAGAGCGAATTGCTCGGCCTGGGCGACAACGAGTTCGTGCCCTGGCACCTCGGCATCGTCAGCTGA
- a CDS encoding NAD-dependent succinate-semialdehyde dehydrogenase, translating to MPTLSEPTLLRSQNLIDGQWRDAGLAARFPVTDPATAEAFASVADSDAGDARLAVDAAAAAFPAWSRRPARERAQLLKRWHALILTHQEDLARIISTEQGKPLKEARGEVQYGASYVEWFAEEATRICGDIVAEAVPGRKLLVLKEPVGVVAAITPWNFPLAMIARKIAPALAAGCTVVAKPAEDTPLTALALAWLAQQAGMPAGVINLVTASRERTPGVVDAWLADSRVRKVTFTGSTPVGKHLARESAATLKKLSLELGGNAPFIVFEDADLDAAVDGLMASKFRNGGQTCVCPNRVYVHDAVHDAFVERLAQRVSALHVGPATDDAAQTGPMINARAVDKIARHVEDAVARGARVVTGGKRVRTEDGPHYYAPTVLVDATPAMGLSCEETFGPVAPIFRFRDEAEVIRDANDTPFGLAAYFYSNDVRRIWRVAQALETGMVGINEGAIAAEAAPFGGVKESGYGREGSRHGLDDYMHTKYLCQGQLG from the coding sequence ATGCCGACGCTTTCCGAGCCAACGCTGCTGCGCAGCCAGAACCTGATAGACGGCCAGTGGCGCGATGCCGGCCTGGCTGCGCGCTTTCCCGTTACCGACCCGGCCACCGCGGAGGCCTTCGCCAGCGTGGCCGACAGCGATGCCGGCGATGCGCGCCTTGCCGTCGACGCCGCCGCCGCGGCGTTTCCGGCATGGAGCCGCCGGCCCGCGCGCGAACGCGCCCAGTTGCTCAAGCGCTGGCATGCGCTGATCCTTACCCACCAGGAAGACCTGGCGCGCATCATCTCGACCGAACAGGGCAAGCCATTGAAGGAAGCGCGCGGCGAGGTGCAGTACGGCGCCTCGTACGTGGAGTGGTTTGCCGAGGAAGCCACGCGCATTTGCGGCGACATCGTCGCAGAAGCGGTGCCGGGCCGCAAGCTGCTGGTACTGAAGGAACCGGTGGGCGTGGTCGCGGCGATCACGCCATGGAACTTCCCGCTGGCGATGATCGCCCGCAAGATTGCACCGGCGCTGGCTGCCGGCTGCACCGTGGTGGCCAAGCCCGCCGAGGACACCCCGCTGACCGCGCTGGCGCTGGCATGGCTGGCGCAGCAGGCCGGCATGCCAGCGGGTGTCATCAACCTTGTCACGGCCTCGCGCGAGCGCACGCCGGGTGTGGTCGATGCCTGGCTGGCCGACAGCCGCGTGCGCAAGGTCACGTTCACGGGTTCGACACCGGTCGGCAAGCACCTGGCGCGCGAGTCCGCGGCGACGCTGAAGAAGCTGTCGCTGGAACTGGGCGGCAACGCGCCATTCATCGTCTTTGAAGACGCCGACCTGGATGCCGCAGTCGATGGCCTGATGGCTTCCAAGTTCCGCAACGGCGGGCAGACCTGCGTGTGCCCGAACCGGGTCTACGTGCATGACGCCGTGCACGACGCATTCGTCGAGCGCCTGGCACAGCGCGTCAGCGCGCTCCATGTCGGCCCGGCAACCGACGACGCCGCGCAGACCGGCCCCATGATCAATGCCCGCGCCGTCGACAAGATCGCGCGCCATGTCGAAGACGCGGTCGCCCGCGGCGCGCGCGTGGTCACCGGCGGCAAGCGCGTGCGCACGGAAGATGGCCCGCACTACTACGCGCCGACGGTGCTGGTCGACGCCACCCCTGCGATGGGGCTGTCGTGCGAAGAGACCTTCGGCCCGGTTGCGCCGATCTTCCGCTTCCGCGACGAGGCCGAGGTGATCCGCGATGCCAACGACACGCCATTCGGCCTGGCCGCGTACTTCTACTCCAACGACGTCCGCCGCATCTGGCGCGTGGCGCAGGCGCTGGAAACCGGCATGGTCGGCATCAACGAAGGCGCGATCGCGGCCGAGGCGGCGCCGTTCGGCGGCGTCAAGGAATCCGGCTACGGGCGCGAGGGCTCGCGCCACGGGCTGGACGACTACATGCATACCAAGTACCTTTGCCAGGGCCAGCTTGGCTGA
- the hpaI gene encoding 4-hydroxy-2-oxoheptanedioate aldolase — MPANNPFKTALAARQAQIGLWLSMATPYLAEVSATAGFDWLLIDGEHAPNDLRSTLHALQAVAPYPVQPVVRAVAGEVPLIKQLLDIGARSLLVPMVDTAAQARALVSATRYPPQGIRGVGSAIARASQWSARTDYLDVADDEICLLVQAETVTALQNLEAICAVDGVDGVFIGPADLAASMGYRGRPGHPDVQAAIEGAMRTIIASGKAAGTLTSDPALARRYLDLGCTFVATGVDVMLYANAARKLAASFREPQADAAADKPSAAY, encoded by the coding sequence ATGCCCGCAAACAATCCCTTCAAGACCGCACTGGCCGCGCGCCAGGCGCAGATCGGCCTGTGGCTGTCGATGGCGACGCCGTACCTGGCCGAGGTTTCGGCTACCGCAGGCTTTGACTGGCTGCTGATCGACGGCGAGCACGCGCCCAACGACCTGCGCTCGACCCTGCATGCGCTGCAAGCCGTGGCGCCGTATCCGGTCCAGCCCGTGGTGCGCGCCGTGGCCGGCGAAGTGCCGTTGATCAAGCAGCTGCTGGATATCGGCGCGCGCAGCCTGCTGGTGCCGATGGTGGATACCGCCGCGCAGGCCCGCGCGCTGGTCAGCGCCACGCGCTACCCGCCGCAGGGCATCCGCGGCGTGGGCAGCGCCATCGCGCGCGCATCGCAGTGGAGCGCGCGCACCGATTACCTCGACGTGGCCGACGACGAGATCTGCCTGCTGGTGCAGGCCGAAACCGTCACCGCGCTGCAGAACCTGGAAGCGATCTGCGCGGTCGATGGCGTCGACGGGGTCTTCATCGGCCCGGCCGACCTGGCCGCGTCGATGGGTTACCGGGGCCGCCCCGGCCATCCGGATGTGCAGGCCGCCATCGAAGGCGCGATGCGCACCATCATCGCCAGCGGCAAGGCTGCCGGCACGCTGACGTCGGACCCCGCGCTCGCGCGCCGCTACCTGGACCTGGGCTGCACCTTCGTCGCCACGGGCGTTGACGTGATGCTGTACGCCAACGCCGCGCGCAAGCTTGCCGCTTCGTTCCGTGAACCACAGGCGGACGCCGCTGCCGACAAGCCTTCCGCCGCGTACTGA
- a CDS encoding FAD-binding oxidoreductase produces MTVELPTPDTTLRALQAIVGASACRSGDADTQAYVTDYRGIYRGQAQVVVLPSSTEEVSRVLQWCHAQRVPVVPQGGNTSLMGGAVPDDSGTAVVVNLSRMNRVLGIDTVNDTMTVQAGVTLSAARSAAEAEQRLFPLRIGSEGSCQIGGNLSTNAGGTAVLRYGNMRDLVLGLEVVLPDGRVYSSLRGLRKDNTGYDLKQLFVGAEGTLGIITGAVLKLMPQPRSSAVAFVAVPDPGAAVALLGEAKRLSGQAVTAFELISRPALELVLEYLGNVASPLKDRHDWMVLVELTSGTDAESLNATLMEILESGFGQELVLDAAVATSLSDAQTFWRIREEISDAQTRTGGSIKCDVSVPLSRIAAFVEEASAKVLELVPEARMVIYGHMGDGNVHFNPLRPSDQPARDFLAQWYEPVSALVDGMAHAENGSISAEHGIGVAKRDDLARYKSQVELELMWQVKQALDPLNLLNPGKVLPTPAR; encoded by the coding sequence ATGACCGTCGAGCTACCGACCCCAGACACCACCTTGCGCGCGCTGCAGGCCATCGTTGGCGCCAGCGCCTGCCGCAGCGGTGATGCCGATACACAGGCCTACGTCACCGATTACCGCGGCATCTATCGCGGCCAGGCGCAGGTGGTGGTGCTGCCATCCTCGACGGAAGAAGTCAGCCGCGTGCTGCAGTGGTGCCACGCGCAGCGCGTGCCGGTGGTGCCGCAGGGCGGCAATACCTCATTGATGGGCGGCGCCGTGCCGGACGACAGCGGCACCGCCGTGGTCGTCAACCTGAGCCGCATGAACCGCGTACTCGGCATCGACACCGTCAACGACACCATGACCGTGCAGGCCGGCGTCACGCTGAGCGCGGCACGCAGCGCCGCCGAGGCCGAGCAGCGTTTGTTTCCGCTGCGCATCGGCTCGGAAGGCTCGTGCCAGATCGGCGGCAACCTGTCGACCAATGCCGGCGGCACCGCGGTGCTGCGCTACGGCAATATGCGCGACCTGGTGCTGGGCCTCGAGGTGGTGCTGCCCGACGGCCGCGTCTACTCGTCGCTGCGCGGCCTGCGCAAAGACAATACCGGCTATGACCTGAAGCAGCTGTTCGTCGGCGCGGAAGGCACGCTCGGCATCATTACCGGCGCCGTGCTCAAGCTGATGCCCCAGCCGCGCAGCAGTGCCGTGGCCTTCGTCGCGGTGCCGGATCCCGGCGCTGCCGTGGCCTTGCTCGGCGAAGCCAAGCGCCTGTCCGGCCAGGCCGTGACAGCGTTCGAGCTGATCTCGCGGCCCGCGCTGGAGCTCGTGCTGGAATACCTCGGCAACGTCGCGTCGCCGCTGAAGGACCGGCACGACTGGATGGTGCTGGTCGAGCTGACCTCCGGCACCGATGCGGAAAGCCTGAACGCCACGCTGATGGAGATCCTCGAATCCGGCTTTGGCCAGGAGCTGGTGCTGGACGCCGCCGTCGCCACCAGCCTGTCCGACGCGCAGACCTTCTGGCGCATCCGCGAAGAGATCTCCGACGCGCAGACCCGCACCGGCGGCAGCATCAAGTGCGATGTCTCGGTGCCGCTGTCGCGCATCGCCGCGTTTGTCGAAGAGGCCTCGGCCAAAGTGCTGGAACTGGTCCCCGAAGCGCGCATGGTGATCTACGGCCATATGGGCGACGGCAACGTCCACTTCAACCCGCTGCGTCCCAGCGACCAGCCCGCCCGGGACTTCCTGGCGCAATGGTATGAACCGGTCTCCGCGCTGGTTGACGGCATGGCGCACGCGGAAAACGGCTCGATTTCCGCCGAACATGGCATCGGCGTGGCCAAGCGCGACGACCTGGCGCGCTACAAGTCGCAGGTGGAGCTGGAACTGATGTGGCAGGTAAAGCAGGCGCTCGATCCGCTGAACCTGCTCAATCCGGGCAAGGTGCTGCCGACCCCGGCGCGCTAG